A single genomic interval of Metasolibacillus fluoroglycofenilyticus harbors:
- the rlmN gene encoding 23S rRNA (adenine(2503)-C(2))-methyltransferase RlmN yields MDQNKFDERILDLVEEAEEKPTRREKKEKPQLKESIYSLRPEQLQEWLVNNGEKAFRAGQIYDWLYHKRVKTFEEMSNLSKILREKLDAQFALTTLETIIQQESKDGTIKFLFQLQDGYSIETVLMRHDYGNSVCVTTQVGCRIGCTFCASTLGGLKRHLLAGEIVEQVVKVQQALDEVDERVSHIVIMGIGEPFDNYEAMMNFLKVINDEKGLNIGARHITVSTSGIVPKIYDFANEQLQINFALSLHAPNQELRQKLMPIARAYKLEQLMESIRYYTKKTGRRVSFEYGLFGGENDSIEHAEELAKLIKGIKCHVNLIPVNYVPERNYVRTPRNQIFDFEKTLKKHGINVTIRREHGSDIDAACGQLRAKERAQETK; encoded by the coding sequence ATGGACCAAAACAAATTCGATGAGCGCATTTTAGACTTAGTCGAGGAAGCAGAAGAAAAACCCACACGCCGTGAGAAAAAAGAAAAGCCACAATTAAAGGAATCGATTTATTCATTGCGTCCTGAACAGTTGCAAGAGTGGTTAGTTAATAATGGAGAAAAAGCATTTCGCGCAGGGCAAATTTATGATTGGTTATATCATAAACGTGTAAAAACATTTGAGGAAATGTCGAATTTGTCAAAGATATTGCGTGAGAAATTAGACGCACAGTTTGCCTTGACGACTTTGGAAACAATTATTCAACAGGAATCAAAGGATGGAACAATCAAATTTTTATTCCAGCTACAAGATGGCTATTCAATTGAAACGGTATTAATGCGCCATGATTATGGTAATTCCGTTTGTGTAACGACACAAGTGGGCTGTCGCATCGGCTGTACGTTTTGTGCTTCTACTTTAGGCGGTTTAAAGCGCCATTTACTTGCGGGCGAAATTGTGGAGCAAGTGGTGAAAGTACAGCAGGCTTTGGATGAAGTAGACGAGCGTGTTAGTCATATCGTAATTATGGGGATTGGGGAACCATTTGATAATTACGAGGCGATGATGAACTTCTTAAAAGTAATTAATGATGAAAAAGGATTGAATATCGGTGCGCGCCATATTACTGTATCGACATCAGGTATTGTGCCGAAAATTTATGATTTTGCAAACGAGCAGCTACAAATCAATTTTGCACTTTCACTACATGCACCGAACCAAGAATTACGTCAAAAGCTCATGCCAATTGCGCGTGCCTATAAGCTGGAACAATTAATGGAGTCAATTCGTTATTATACGAAGAAAACAGGGCGTCGTGTCAGCTTCGAGTATGGTTTATTCGGTGGAGAAAATGATTCTATTGAGCATGCAGAGGAGTTAGCGAAGTTAATCAAAGGGATAAAATGTCATGTCAACTTAATCCCTGTTAACTATGTTCCTGAGCGCAATTATGTAAGAACACCACGCAATCAAATTTTTGATTTTGAAAAAACATTAAAGAAGCACGGAATTAACGTGACAATTCGTCGCGAACATGGCTCGGATATTGATGCAGCCTGCGGACAGCTGCGTGCAAAGGAGCGAGCACAAGAAACAAAGTAG
- a CDS encoding Stp1/IreP family PP2C-type Ser/Thr phosphatase — translation MNFTVESDVGLKRSENEDRVAFCERLDQYKLAVLADGMGGHNAGDVASEMAITALQRVFLQVEAAELATEEARQQWLNNVISQINEDIYHYSLSHEGCKGMGTTLIAVVIDGAHCTIAHIGDSRVYHFTTEDGELITRDHSYVNVLVDNGEISEEEAQHHPQKNFILRALGTELTIQADFYSMELQQDSYLLICSDGLSDKLSLHEMAALITLPLVLQEKGKKLVQLANELGGEDNISLILLTLEDREV, via the coding sequence GTGAACTTTACAGTTGAAAGTGATGTTGGCTTAAAGCGTTCGGAAAATGAGGATCGAGTAGCTTTTTGTGAACGTCTAGATCAGTATAAGCTAGCGGTTTTAGCTGACGGTATGGGCGGACATAATGCAGGTGATGTAGCTAGTGAAATGGCAATTACCGCATTACAGCGTGTATTTTTACAGGTGGAAGCTGCCGAATTAGCGACAGAAGAGGCGAGGCAGCAATGGTTAAATAACGTAATATCACAAATAAACGAAGACATTTATCATTATTCATTATCACATGAAGGCTGTAAAGGGATGGGGACAACACTTATCGCCGTTGTGATTGATGGTGCTCACTGCACAATTGCTCATATCGGTGATAGTCGCGTCTACCATTTTACGACGGAGGATGGCGAGCTCATTACACGTGACCATTCCTATGTCAATGTATTAGTAGATAATGGTGAAATTAGCGAGGAAGAAGCACAGCACCATCCGCAAAAAAACTTTATTTTAAGAGCTTTAGGTACAGAGCTAACAATTCAAGCTGATTTTTATAGCATGGAGCTGCAGCAGGATTCCTATTTACTTATTTGCTCAGATGGTTTAAGTGATAAGCTTAGCCTACATGAAATGGCAGCATTAATTACGTTGCCGCTCGTCTTACAGGAAAAGGGGAAAAAGCTTGTACAGCTTGCAAATGAGCTAGGCGGCGAGGATAATATTTCACTTATTTTGTTGACGCTAGAGGATAGGGAGGTGTAA
- the pknB gene encoding Stk1 family PASTA domain-containing Ser/Thr kinase, which produces MIIGKRISDRYKIIELIGGGGMSNVYLAHDMILNRDVAIKILRYDFTNEEELHRRFQREALSATSLTHSNIVSIYDVGEDGDMHYIVMEYIKGKTLKQYIQEFSPLSPARSVHIMKQLTSAIAHAHENGIIHRDIKPQNILMDLDGNVKITDFGIATTLSATSYTQTNSVIGTVHYLSPEQARGGIATEKSDIYALGIVFYELLTGELPFSGESAVAIALKHLQAETPSVRAFDGSIPQSVENIVLKATAKDSNHRYANAEEMEQDLETCLSAERIHEPKFILPFDNDATKILPIIKDEKMPVHDIAETKQMKTVKKSPPLEQQSPPKKRKKWPLIAASIALLAIIAVAAIYFMKPKKVEIPKEIIGMTVEEATQELENLGFVVGEIEERNHEEIEKDTIIETNPRTGTLKVKGTEIKLIVSQGAETSKMANYVDQKLSQVTTLLENFKDYKLEYENSEVEAGTIIRQEPQAGEEIIVGETTVTLVISEGKKMISIDNLATFSRAALEEYTKRHNIQWRVVGEETSETIPAGSVISHTPKEGEEIVEGGTLEVVLSKGPPAKKEKFFTESINIPYEPTFNEEGEEERTEQIVHIYIQDKNNSMSELYDTLTITESTSYRIELTIEEGSSAAYRIDRDSFKIAERTIPFDSLPN; this is translated from the coding sequence ATGATTATCGGCAAAAGAATTAGTGATCGTTATAAAATTATAGAACTAATTGGCGGTGGTGGGATGTCCAATGTTTATTTGGCCCACGATATGATTTTAAACCGCGATGTAGCGATTAAAATTTTGCGTTATGATTTTACAAATGAAGAAGAATTACATCGCCGATTTCAGCGTGAAGCACTTTCGGCAACAAGCCTTACACACTCCAATATTGTTAGCATTTATGATGTTGGCGAAGATGGCGATATGCATTATATTGTCATGGAATATATTAAGGGCAAAACGCTAAAGCAATACATACAGGAGTTTTCGCCTTTATCGCCTGCACGAAGCGTTCATATTATGAAGCAGCTTACATCAGCGATTGCACATGCACATGAAAATGGCATTATTCATCGCGATATTAAGCCGCAAAATATTTTGATGGATTTAGATGGAAATGTAAAAATTACAGATTTCGGAATTGCGACAACCTTAAGTGCAACGAGCTACACGCAGACGAATTCAGTGATTGGAACGGTACATTATTTATCCCCAGAACAGGCGCGTGGCGGTATAGCAACAGAAAAATCCGATATTTATGCACTCGGTATTGTATTTTACGAGCTATTAACAGGGGAATTACCGTTTTCAGGTGAATCAGCGGTAGCTATTGCCTTGAAGCATTTGCAGGCGGAAACACCTTCTGTTCGTGCATTTGATGGTTCGATTCCACAAAGCGTGGAAAATATTGTGTTAAAGGCTACGGCAAAAGATTCAAATCATCGCTATGCGAATGCTGAGGAAATGGAGCAGGATTTAGAAACATGTCTATCAGCAGAGCGCATTCATGAACCTAAATTTATTTTACCTTTTGATAATGATGCAACGAAAATTTTACCGATTATTAAAGATGAAAAAATGCCGGTGCATGATATTGCAGAAACGAAGCAGATGAAGACCGTGAAAAAATCACCTCCTTTAGAGCAGCAATCGCCGCCAAAAAAGAGGAAGAAGTGGCCGCTAATTGCAGCTAGCATTGCCCTGTTAGCTATAATAGCAGTTGCTGCAATTTATTTCATGAAGCCGAAAAAAGTTGAAATTCCGAAAGAGATAATTGGTATGACAGTTGAGGAAGCAACGCAAGAGCTTGAAAATTTAGGCTTCGTCGTTGGTGAAATCGAAGAGCGAAATCATGAGGAAATCGAAAAAGATACAATTATTGAAACAAATCCAAGAACGGGTACTTTGAAAGTAAAAGGTACGGAAATAAAGCTAATCGTTAGCCAAGGGGCAGAAACTTCCAAAATGGCCAACTACGTAGACCAAAAGCTTTCGCAAGTAACTACATTGCTTGAAAATTTTAAGGATTACAAATTGGAATATGAAAATAGTGAGGTCGAGGCAGGGACGATTATTCGTCAGGAGCCACAAGCTGGCGAGGAAATTATTGTAGGAGAAACAACGGTTACACTTGTTATTAGCGAAGGGAAAAAAATGATTAGCATAGACAATCTTGCTACCTTCTCACGTGCGGCACTTGAAGAATATACAAAGCGCCATAATATACAATGGCGTGTCGTTGGGGAGGAAACGTCTGAAACGATTCCGGCTGGTAGTGTAATCTCCCATACCCCGAAAGAGGGAGAGGAGATAGTGGAAGGTGGAACACTAGAGGTCGTTCTATCAAAAGGACCACCTGCTAAAAAGGAAAAATTCTTTACGGAATCCATAAATATCCCTTATGAGCCGACATTCAATGAAGAGGGCGAGGAGGAGCGAACGGAGCAAATCGTCCATATTTATATTCAAGACAAAAATAATTCGATGTCCGAGCTGTACGACACATTAACGATTACGGAGTCGACGAGCTATCGTATTGAGCTAACGATTGAGGAAGGAAGCTCTGCTGCTTACCGCATAGATCGTGATTCATTCAAAATTGCCGAAAGAACGATACCATTCGATAGTTTACCGAACTAA
- the rsgA gene encoding ribosome small subunit-dependent GTPase A has protein sequence MAQGQIRKALSGYYYVYQDEELIQCRGRGVFRNRGESPLVGDIVDYTKEGESDGYIMKIHPRKNELVRPPIANIDQAILVFSVKEPDFNTLLLDRFLVVLESFSVQPVICLTKTDLLAGDEAEQLQLLIADYEAIGYTVLTTYQNDGSLMDRLYPLLEEKVSVLAGQSGVGKSTLLNTLLPELQLKTNEISQSLGRGKHTTRHVELIEVGNGLLADTPGFSSFDFDMIDKEELTACFPEFLRLSEQCKFRGCLHMKEPKCAIKKALETGEIRPYRYEHYEQFLQEIMERKPRY, from the coding sequence ATGGCGCAAGGCCAAATTCGTAAAGCATTAAGTGGCTATTACTATGTTTATCAAGATGAAGAGTTAATTCAATGTCGTGGGCGCGGCGTGTTTCGCAATCGCGGCGAATCTCCGCTCGTCGGAGATATTGTTGATTATACAAAGGAGGGTGAATCAGACGGCTATATTATGAAAATTCACCCTCGAAAAAATGAGCTTGTGCGACCGCCAATTGCTAATATCGACCAAGCAATCTTAGTTTTTTCTGTCAAGGAGCCTGATTTTAATACATTATTATTAGACCGTTTCTTAGTTGTGTTAGAATCATTTTCCGTTCAGCCTGTTATTTGCTTAACGAAAACGGATTTGCTAGCAGGAGATGAAGCGGAGCAGCTTCAACTATTAATTGCTGACTATGAAGCGATAGGCTATACTGTTTTAACGACGTATCAAAATGACGGTTCGCTCATGGACAGATTGTATCCGTTGTTAGAAGAAAAAGTAAGCGTTTTAGCAGGACAATCCGGTGTTGGCAAGTCGACGTTATTAAATACATTGCTGCCTGAATTACAACTAAAAACGAACGAAATTTCACAAAGCTTAGGGCGGGGGAAGCATACAACACGTCATGTCGAATTAATTGAAGTTGGGAATGGCTTGCTTGCGGATACCCCTGGATTTAGCTCCTTTGATTTTGACATGATTGACAAAGAGGAATTAACAGCATGCTTCCCTGAATTTTTACGATTAAGTGAGCAGTGTAAATTCCGTGGCTGCTTACATATGAAAGAGCCAAAATGTGCAATTAAGAAAGCACTTGAAACAGGAGAAATTCGCCCATATCGCTATGAGCACTATGAACAATTTTTACAAGAAATTATGGAACGAAAGCCGAGGTATTAA
- the rpe gene encoding ribulose-phosphate 3-epimerase translates to MIKIAPSILAANFAKLGQEVKEVEAAGAELIHIDVMDGHFVPNISFGSIVLDAIRPLTSLPLDVHLMIENPDQYIEQFAKAGADYITVHVEACRHLHRTIQLIRSYGVKPGVVLNPHTPIESIQHVLEDIDMVLFMTVNPGFGGQKFISSVVPKIAALSKIIKERGLTIDIEIDGGITAETIVPCAEAGANIFVAGSAIYNQEDRVAALQQIKAAGEAAYVR, encoded by the coding sequence ATGATTAAAATTGCACCATCTATTTTAGCTGCGAATTTCGCGAAATTAGGACAAGAGGTAAAGGAAGTGGAGGCTGCTGGCGCAGAGCTTATTCATATTGATGTAATGGATGGCCACTTTGTTCCGAATATTTCATTTGGCTCTATCGTACTTGATGCGATTCGCCCTTTAACATCATTACCGCTCGATGTTCATTTAATGATTGAAAACCCAGACCAATATATCGAACAGTTTGCGAAAGCGGGCGCAGATTATATTACGGTCCATGTAGAAGCGTGTCGCCATTTGCATCGCACAATTCAGCTAATCCGTTCATATGGTGTGAAGCCCGGGGTTGTATTAAACCCACATACGCCAATCGAATCAATTCAACACGTTTTAGAGGATATTGATATGGTATTGTTTATGACAGTTAATCCAGGCTTTGGCGGACAAAAGTTTATTTCATCTGTTGTACCTAAAATTGCAGCGCTATCAAAAATTATTAAGGAGCGCGGCTTAACAATCGATATCGAAATCGACGGTGGTATAACAGCAGAAACAATCGTTCCGTGTGCTGAGGCTGGTGCCAATATTTTTGTAGCAGGCTCTGCTATTTATAATCAAGAGGACCGCGTAGCTGCATTACAACAAATTAAAGCAGCTGGTGAAGCGGCATACGTGCGATGA
- a CDS encoding thiamine diphosphokinase, giving the protein MIAVICSGGPSEELCSFEPFMDEEDTIFIGADRGAYRLLERGIQPAVIVGDLDSITVSERQKLTQAGVPIEIYAAEKDETDTDLALLKAITYKPEKIVLTGVTGGRLDHYEAVLRTVCRLQQTYSHIVFEIHNLHNQLRFLVPGTHTIQDNLDYPYLSFFAYGEAVQNVTLRGVKYETTDEEIGLWSSRFTSNEIIGEAHITFTSGICLMIRSAD; this is encoded by the coding sequence ATGATTGCCGTAATTTGCTCAGGTGGACCAAGCGAGGAGCTTTGTTCATTTGAGCCTTTTATGGATGAAGAGGACACTATTTTTATTGGTGCTGACCGCGGAGCTTATCGTTTATTAGAACGAGGGATTCAGCCAGCCGTAATTGTCGGAGATTTAGACTCTATCACAGTAAGCGAGCGTCAAAAATTGACACAGGCAGGCGTGCCAATTGAAATATACGCTGCCGAAAAGGATGAAACAGATACGGATTTAGCCTTGCTAAAAGCTATTACCTATAAGCCAGAAAAAATCGTACTAACAGGTGTCACAGGTGGGCGTCTAGATCATTACGAGGCGGTACTAAGGACGGTGTGTAGGCTTCAGCAGACATACTCGCATATTGTTTTTGAGATTCATAATCTCCATAATCAGCTACGCTTTTTGGTGCCAGGCACACACACAATTCAAGACAATTTAGATTATCCTTATTTATCTTTTTTTGCCTATGGCGAAGCTGTGCAAAATGTAACATTGCGCGGTGTGAAATATGAAACAACGGATGAAGAAATTGGCTTATGGTCATCGCGCTTTACAAGCAATGAGATTATAGGCGAGGCGCATATTACCTTTACCTCTGGCATATGTTTAATGATAAGAAGTGCCGATTAA
- the spoVM gene encoding stage V sporulation protein SpoVM: protein MKVYTFQLPKFISSMTRACIKLFKREKKN, encoded by the coding sequence GTGAAGGTATATACATTTCAGTTACCGAAGTTTATTAGCTCAATGACACGTGCGTGTATAAAGTTATTTAAGAGAGAGAAGAAAAATTAA
- the rpmB gene encoding 50S ribosomal protein L28 — translation MPKQCVITGRKARTGNNRSHAMNANKRTWGANLQKVRILVDGKPKRVWVSARALKSGKIERV, via the coding sequence ATGCCAAAACAATGTGTTATTACTGGCCGTAAAGCTCGTACAGGCAACAACCGTTCACACGCAATGAACGCTAACAAACGTACTTGGGGTGCTAACCTTCAAAAGGTTCGTATCTTAGTTGACGGTAAGCCAAAGCGCGTATGGGTTTCTGCTCGTGCATTAAAATCAGGTAAAATTGAGCGCGTGTAA
- a CDS encoding Asp23/Gls24 family envelope stress response protein: MSIEIHNEFGQIDIANDVIAQIAGGAAVECYGIVGMASKHQIRDGLTDILRKENFTKGVIVRQEGEDLHIDMYIIVSYGTKISEIAYQVQSTVKYTVNKTLGMSVKSVNIFVQGVRVMNV; this comes from the coding sequence ATGTCAATAGAAATCCACAATGAATTCGGACAAATCGATATTGCGAACGATGTGATTGCACAAATCGCAGGTGGAGCAGCGGTAGAATGCTATGGAATCGTTGGGATGGCAAGCAAGCATCAAATTCGAGATGGATTAACAGATATTTTACGTAAAGAGAACTTTACAAAAGGTGTGATAGTTCGTCAAGAAGGCGAAGATTTACATATTGATATGTATATTATCGTAAGCTACGGTACAAAAATTTCTGAAATTGCTTACCAAGTTCAGTCAACAGTAAAATATACAGTAAATAAAACATTGGGTATGAGCGTGAAGTCGGTTAATATTTTCGTGCAAGGCGTTCGCGTGATGAATGTGTAA
- a CDS encoding DAK2 domain-containing protein — protein MKSLGGIKFAEMVQMGAHHLYQNAAYVDSLNVFPVPDGDTGTNMNLSMSSGAKETEVQAQAHIGKTAQGLAKGLLMGARGNSGVILSQLFRGFSKAIEKEQEIDAINFADAFQAGVDTAYKAVMKPVEGTILTVAREAAAKAVEVAQDEDDIIIVMEALVAEAKASLARTPELLPVLKEVGVVDSGGQGLLFVYEGFLASLKGEPLPQKNESSLDDLINAEHHRVQDFMNTEDIEFGYCTEIMVRFEADKEPFNEEQFRQELNPMGDSLLVISDDEIAKVHIHSETPGAVLAAGQKYGSLIKIKVDNMREQHSAIVGEASVATAPKAQQHPYAVVTIAMGEGVANLLRSIGASYVIEGGQTMNPSTEDIVKAVKEIGAERVVILPNNKNIIMAAEQAVELLDIEAAVVPTKTIPQGMAAILAFNPESTVEENQANMTESFAHVKTGQVTFAVRDTSIDGVEIRKDDFMALAEGKIVLSTPTLMEAAQTVVTSLVDEDAEIITIIYGEDATADNASQLAAFIEESYPDAEVEIVEGKQALYPFILSVE, from the coding sequence ATGAAGTCTTTAGGCGGAATAAAATTCGCAGAAATGGTACAAATGGGTGCGCATCATTTATACCAAAATGCGGCTTATGTAGATTCGTTAAATGTATTCCCAGTGCCAGATGGCGATACAGGAACGAACATGAATTTATCTATGTCATCAGGTGCGAAGGAAACAGAAGTACAAGCACAGGCGCATATCGGAAAAACAGCGCAAGGGTTAGCAAAAGGTTTATTAATGGGAGCACGCGGTAACTCAGGTGTTATTTTATCGCAATTATTCCGCGGCTTTAGCAAAGCAATTGAAAAGGAGCAGGAAATTGATGCAATCAATTTTGCTGATGCTTTCCAAGCGGGTGTAGATACAGCGTATAAGGCCGTAATGAAGCCTGTTGAGGGGACGATTTTAACGGTAGCTCGTGAAGCGGCAGCAAAAGCTGTTGAAGTAGCGCAGGATGAAGATGATATCATTATTGTAATGGAAGCGCTTGTAGCAGAAGCGAAGGCTTCTCTTGCACGTACGCCGGAGTTGCTTCCTGTATTGAAGGAAGTAGGTGTTGTGGATAGCGGTGGACAAGGCTTGCTATTCGTTTACGAAGGTTTCCTTGCATCTCTCAAAGGCGAGCCACTACCACAAAAAAATGAATCTTCTTTAGATGACTTAATTAATGCGGAGCATCATCGTGTGCAGGACTTTATGAATACAGAAGATATCGAATTCGGCTATTGTACGGAAATTATGGTGCGCTTTGAAGCGGATAAAGAGCCATTTAATGAGGAGCAATTCCGTCAAGAGCTAAATCCAATGGGAGACTCCTTGCTTGTTATTTCTGATGACGAAATTGCGAAGGTGCATATTCACTCAGAAACCCCGGGTGCAGTTCTCGCGGCAGGTCAAAAATATGGTAGCTTAATTAAAATTAAAGTTGATAATATGCGGGAGCAACATTCTGCAATTGTAGGTGAGGCGTCGGTTGCGACAGCGCCAAAAGCCCAGCAGCATCCTTACGCTGTTGTAACGATTGCAATGGGGGAAGGTGTAGCTAACTTACTGCGTTCAATCGGCGCTTCCTATGTTATTGAAGGCGGGCAAACAATGAATCCTTCGACAGAGGATATCGTTAAAGCAGTGAAGGAAATTGGTGCAGAGCGTGTTGTCATTTTACCGAACAATAAAAATATCATTATGGCAGCGGAGCAAGCGGTAGAGCTGTTAGATATTGAAGCGGCAGTCGTACCAACAAAAACAATTCCACAGGGGATGGCGGCTATTTTAGCGTTCAATCCAGAAAGCACTGTCGAGGAAAATCAAGCGAATATGACAGAAAGCTTTGCACATGTTAAAACAGGTCAAGTCACATTTGCGGTGCGCGACACATCAATTGACGGTGTAGAAATTCGCAAGGATGACTTTATGGCATTGGCAGAAGGCAAAATTGTTTTATCGACACCAACGCTAATGGAAGCGGCACAAACTGTTGTCACATCACTGGTTGACGAAGATGCAGAAATCATCACAATTATTTACGGTGAAGACGCAACAGCAGATAATGCTTCACAATTAGCAGCATTTATCGAGGAAAGTTACCCCGATGCAGAAGTGGAAATTGTTGAAGGTAAGCAAGCGCTATATCCATTTATTTTGTCAGTAGAATAG
- the sdaAB gene encoding L-serine ammonia-lyase, iron-sulfur-dependent subunit beta gives MKFTSVFDIIGPVMIGPSSSHTAGAARIGRVARDLFGRQPKWAKIHLYGSFAETYRGHGTDVAIVGGLLDYDTYDERIKTAFEDAKKAGLTFEFIPEEAHKEHPNTTRIVMGDDDNEMSVEGISIGGGKIEISEVNGFKLRLTGGMPAILVVHDDRAGCIANVANCLAMHDVNIGHMEVSRIERGLTALMVIEVDQNIEDRVLEQISYIPHITKVSRINN, from the coding sequence ATGAAATTTACTTCCGTTTTTGATATTATCGGTCCTGTCATGATTGGCCCTTCATCCTCGCATACAGCAGGCGCGGCGAGAATTGGACGTGTAGCAAGGGATTTATTCGGCCGCCAGCCAAAATGGGCGAAAATTCATTTGTATGGCTCATTTGCAGAGACGTATCGTGGGCACGGAACAGATGTGGCGATTGTTGGTGGTCTATTAGACTATGATACGTATGATGAGCGTATTAAAACGGCATTTGAGGATGCGAAAAAAGCGGGTTTAACCTTTGAATTTATTCCAGAGGAGGCGCATAAAGAGCATCCGAACACAACGCGCATTGTTATGGGGGATGATGACAACGAAATGAGCGTGGAAGGCATTTCGATTGGCGGAGGGAAAATTGAAATTAGTGAAGTAAACGGTTTCAAACTTCGTCTAACAGGTGGTATGCCTGCAATTTTAGTTGTGCACGATGATCGTGCGGGCTGCATTGCCAATGTTGCTAATTGCTTAGCAATGCACGATGTTAACATCGGACATATGGAAGTATCACGTATTGAACGTGGTTTAACTGCGTTAATGGTAATTGAAGTTGACCAAAATATCGAAGACCGTGTGTTAGAGCAAATTTCATATATTCCGCATATTACAAAGGTATCAAGAATTAATAACTAA
- the sdaAA gene encoding L-serine ammonia-lyase, iron-sulfur-dependent, subunit alpha produces the protein MDVLFQNVRELVERAEQEGKLISEIMIEQEMLMTGRSRDDIMAQMDRNLTVMEEAVERGLQGVHSVTGLTGGDAVLLQKYIASGKSLAGDLLLDAVSKAVATNEVNAAMGTICATPTAGSAGVVPGTLFAIQHKLNPTREQMIRYLFTSGAFGFVVANNASISGAAGGCQAEVGSAAGMAAAAIVEMAGGTAQQCAEGFAITLKNMLGLVCDPVAGLVEVPCVKRNAMGASNAIVAADMALAGVTSRIPCDEVIGAMYRIGESMNPDLKETARGGLAATPTGKALAAKIFGGAVVQGQ, from the coding sequence ATGGACGTATTATTTCAAAATGTACGCGAATTAGTAGAACGTGCAGAGCAAGAAGGAAAGCTCATCTCTGAAATTATGATTGAGCAGGAAATGCTTATGACAGGGCGTTCGCGTGACGATATTATGGCACAAATGGACCGCAATTTGACGGTAATGGAGGAGGCTGTAGAGCGCGGCTTACAGGGGGTGCATTCTGTTACAGGCTTAACAGGAGGCGACGCGGTACTATTGCAAAAATATATTGCCTCCGGTAAATCGTTAGCTGGGGATTTATTACTAGATGCGGTAAGTAAAGCGGTTGCAACAAACGAGGTAAATGCTGCAATGGGTACAATTTGCGCAACTCCGACAGCGGGTTCAGCAGGTGTTGTGCCGGGTACATTATTTGCCATTCAACATAAATTAAATCCGACTCGTGAGCAAATGATTCGTTATTTATTCACATCAGGAGCATTTGGTTTTGTTGTAGCGAATAATGCTTCAATTTCAGGAGCGGCTGGTGGCTGTCAGGCAGAGGTTGGTTCAGCGGCTGGTATGGCAGCAGCAGCTATTGTAGAAATGGCAGGAGGTACAGCGCAGCAATGTGCAGAAGGCTTCGCAATTACCTTGAAAAATATGCTAGGGCTTGTTTGCGACCCAGTTGCGGGCTTAGTTGAAGTGCCATGTGTGAAACGTAATGCGATGGGGGCATCGAATGCAATTGTTGCGGCAGATATGGCATTAGCTGGTGTTACAAGCCGCATCCCTTGTGATGAGGTAATTGGTGCTATGTATCGTATCGGTGAATCGATGAATCCAGACTTAAAAGAAACGGCTCGTGGTGGACTAGCTGCGACGCCTACAGGCAAAGCACTAGCAGCCAAAATTTTTGGCGGTGCAGTTGTGCAAGGACAATAA